DNA from Rosa rugosa chromosome 6, drRosRugo1.1, whole genome shotgun sequence:
TTTCCTATTAACCCATTGCCCCATTTTCTATATTCCACTCTCTCTGAATGGTCAATACTCAATACTTCAATGCTGCTAGTAAAGTAAAAGGAAGCTCATAAATAGAGAAAATCAtctaaacaagaagaagaagaggaaacagAGCCTCTCTCTGTCCACCAATGGCCAAGTCAAAAAGCAACAAGAACAAGGTCTCTTACATTTCAGTCCCTTCTCAGATAATCAATTCTTTGTCTGCATCTTCTCTTCAATCCCTCCTTACCTCACCCAAGAAATCATGTTCAAGGAGCAAAGCAAGGTACTTGAGCTTGCTGACCAAGTACAGGAGCccaagtttctgggttttcttcctcttcctctttggAATTCTTGGTATGCTCAAGTTGGGATTTAATTTAAACACTCTGATCCCTTATTCTCCTTACCCATGCGCCACAAGCCAGTTCCACGCCTTGGTCTCCTCAAATGGGTATTTGAAATCACACATGAGTATTGCCTCAAACGAAAATGGTCAGAAAGCTGAGGTCTTTGACAGTTTCAGCCATTCGCTTCCCTTGATTCtaaaggagaaggaggaggagccCAAATCAGAACCAAACAGTGACAAGGCAATAAGTGACTTCTGGAAGCAACCAGATGGTTTGGGGTATAGGCCATGCTTGGATTTCACCCGGGACTATCAGAAGGCGAGTGTAGTGACAGTGAAGGACAGGACTAAATACCTGATGGTTGTGGTTGCCGGAGGGCTAAACCAGCAAAGGAACCAGATTGTTGATGCCGTGGTTATTGCTAGGATTCTTGGGGCAGCTTTGGTCGTTCCCATTTTGCAAGTCAATGTCATCTGGGGAGATGAAAGGTACATCATGTTTCTTACTCAAACAGATCACATTTAATCAGTTTGTGTTTTCCCTCGATGTGTCATTATCCATGTGCAACTTAcgaatttcctatttatagctTATATGAACTCCGTTCAATCACTTTAATCCCCAAATTGATTGAATCATATTCTTTCCTTCCATACTcgtttttccttcgtttttttgaATAGCTTCCTATATGGTTAGGCTATTGCTGATATTGTACCTGAAAGTTGTTTCCTGTGTTTCTTGATTTGTGATGGATGCAgtgaattttctgatatatttGATATGGAGCACTTCAAGAAAGTTCTTGCTAATGATGTCCGTATAGTTTCTTCACTGCCATCAACACATATAATGACAAGGCCAGTGGAGGAGAAACGGACTCCTCTTCATGTTTCTCCTAGTTGGATCCGGTCACGCTATCTCAAGCGGGTGAGAATCATTACTGtctttgtttgctttgaacCAATCCTCCTCCTCTTGTTtttcagaagattttaatagggAATTATGAAATAGAGTAAAGATGCTTAGGCAGCTGTTAGTTTGCTGTAGATACTGCCACACATTTTGTTATTGTGGAGTTGAACTTATTTGTGGGCCTAGTGACGCACAAATGAGTTTGTGTGGGGTGTGATCTCCTGAAAAAGTATCAACTTTCAAGCAACTGCTGTTGTCTTCCTTTTGGTTTACTAGTGTTGCTGCAATGGGATGGAAATTGTTATAACTTGTTAAAATTATGCTCAAGCATGTGGTGATCAGTGATCGTACAAATATGAAGAGCCATCCATTTCAAGTCAATAGCTAAAGCTTACCAACTAATTGTAGTAGTTAAAGATGGATGTTCTGGATAGATAAACAGTATGTGCTGCCTttaaactagaaaaaaaaaaaaaaaccagagtattataatttccttttttccttttttgtttttgtttttaagagTATTTTTCCTTTGGCCTGTATCTATAAcatcatcttttctttttttatctcCACAGATTAAAAGAGAAGGAGTTTTGCTTCTTAGAGGCTTGGATTCAAGGCTTTCTAAGGATCTTCCTTCTGATCTTCAGAAGCTTCGTTGCAAGGTATTATACTGAACAAGTTAATTTCTTCCTACATGACTCACTGTGTTTCTTCTTTGTCCGTTGTATGATTGAAAATTATTGACTAGATTTCTACCATATTCACAAAACCTTTATTTTTGTATAGCAATCCCGGATCACTATGTCTAATTATTGAGATGAGATGAGGTTCTTGAGATGGCTGATTCTAACATCTCCTTTGCTTGATTTCAGGTTGCTTTTCATGCATTGAGGTTTGCTCCTCCAATTTTGGGAATTGGTAACAAGCTTGCGGAGAGGATGCGTAGCAAGGGACCCTACCTTGCCCTTCATCTAAGAATGGAGAAGGATGTATGGGTGAGGACTGGTTGCCTTCCTGGTCTGAGTCATGAATACGATGAGATAGTAAACAGCGAAAGGATACAACGGCCTGAGCTCCTAACTGCAAGATCAAACATGACTTACCATGAAAGAAAACTTGCTGGTCTCTGCCCCTTGAACGCCGTGGAAGTGACTAGGTAAGAAAGTTCTAGTCATATATAGGCATCTGCTTTTAGAAACTTGAGAGCAGTTTGCCAATAATGTTTTTCTATGCATCACAGTTGTCTAACAGGGAAAATTTTGTGTTTTAGGTTGCTAAAAGCTCTAGGAGCTCCTAAAGATGCAAGAATATATTGGGCTGGAGGGGAGCCATTGGGTGGAAGAGAAGCCTTGCTACCATTAACCCGGGAGTTTTCCCATTTTTACAATAAGGAAGATCTTGCATTGCCTGGTGAGCTAGAACCTTTTGCAAAAAGAGCTTCTGTCATGGCTGCCATTGATTACATAGTTTCTGAGAACAGTGATGTCTTCATGCCATCTCATGGAGGAAATATGGGCCATGCACTCCAGGTATACTAATTAATTATGGGTTTAGATATGCATGTTTGTGAGAGAAGTGTTACTAAGACCATGAAAACACTATATTTACTTGTTGCATTTCCTAAGTGGAATAACTTGAAACATTTATTTGTGTGAAGAGAGGATGCAACAGCTTATATGCATTGTAGGATTCAAAACTAATTACCTACATTGATGGGGCATTCCTTGACCAAAAGTGATTTGTATTCTTTTTCAGGGACAACGTGCCTATGCTGGTCACAAGAAGTATATAACACCAGACAAAAGGCATATGCTTCCTTATTTTCTGGACTCTTCGCTCCCTGAAGTAGAGTTTAATAGGATCATAAAGGAGTTGCACAGTGATTCCTTAGGGCAGCCAGACATTCGGATTAGTAAAGTTGGAAGAGATGTTACAAAGTATCCCATCCCGGAGTGTATGTGCAGTGATTCTCATGCTCATCCCCACTTGTGAGTCAATGCTGAATGTTTCCAGTATAGCAATGGACTGCTGCATACTAAGATTGAAACTCTAAGCAAATCCTTGAATTGGAGCCTTTGGAAAGTGGAATATTCTTCAGGGCAGTGATGGTTCTTTGGATAGCCATTTCTTGAGAACAATCGCGGACTCCACTCATTTTGTGAGTTTTCTCACTTATTTTTCCACCTTCCTTCCTTTGAGACACATTCAAGCAAAGCAACAAGTCGTCTGCCTTTTAAGGCAATAGTCTATGGTTCTGTGATGAAAAGGCAGCAGGTGAAGAAGGCGGCCCCCTAAATTCTTTGATTCGTTTTAGGAAGAATTCTTTTAGGATATATTTATATACCATATTGGTTTCGTTAATTTATTGTACTACTACATCGGTGTATTATAGAACATGCATGTAAGTAAATAAGTATAATCTAAAGTGATACTTTATAGATCCGTCTCCCTAGCTCACATGATGATAGAAATGACATATTCTGCCGTTCTGCATGCACAACAATTGCCTGGAATCTGTCTCTGTTGTACGAGAATTGtgattgtgtttattattgataataggagccctttaaatagggagttacaaggtacacaaaaggtaatagaatccgaatacaattgaatacatagaacactttcctattacaactctaaaccctagtttgtagaggcacacattatgttgacatccttcaacactcttccttgtgccgctcaaacttggcgatgacgctttgattgttgcctcgttaaaaaccttgtcaggtaacaaaaaccctgtgggacaaaaataaccctggtcgaaggacaaaaagagcacaacacgtccttcactcttcgagatctaacatgtagacatcatacctcccctgATGtccatatctccccctgattgctacaatcatgggagttcagataacttcattaatccgatgctcttcacatgtttctcgaaggtggattttggtaacgactgagtaaataagtccgctacattatcctcagatcggatttggttcacttcaatatttagaagtgcctgttgttgctgattgtaaaagaacttaggcgatatatgcttggtgttgccgcccttgatgaaacctaatttcatttgttcaatacaagttgcattatcctcataaatgcatgtagtctcatctgtggtagacttcaaaccacaagttccacGAATATGTTtaactatagaccttagccatatgcattctcgcacagcttcatgtagagcaataatctctgcatgatttgaggaagtagcaacaagggtctgctttatagacctccaagatatcgcagtgcttcccatggtaaagacataacccgtttgggagcgacctttgtgagggtcagagagataccctgcatcagcaaaacccatcaagacatcgttgtcattttgatggaggggaagaggagcacggaaggtggcgttttgccttgtggagtccgatcccacacttccgttatttcttttctctctgtagggataaaacaagcccatatcaatcgtacctctcaagtatcgaaagattgtctttacaccaatccaatggcggcgtgttggcgcagaactgtgtcgagctaacaagttcactgcaaatgagatatccggtcttgtgcattgagctaagtacaataatgcgcctattgcacttagataggacACTTCAGCCTGTAAtaagtcttcgtcctcatcccttggacgaaatggatcttttccgggctcaagactacggccgatcatgggagtactcacaggctttgctttatctttgtcaaagcgccttagtaatttttgagtatatgctgactgatggatcataatcccagcactacggtgctcgagctctagtccgagacaaaatc
Protein-coding regions in this window:
- the LOC133714714 gene encoding O-fucosyltransferase 20-like — translated: MAKSKSNKNKVSYISVPSQIINSLSASSLQSLLTSPKKSCSRSKARYLSLLTKYRSPSFWVFFLFLFGILGMLKLGFNLNTLIPYSPYPCATSQFHALVSSNGYLKSHMSIASNENGQKAEVFDSFSHSLPLILKEKEEEPKSEPNSDKAISDFWKQPDGLGYRPCLDFTRDYQKASVVTVKDRTKYLMVVVAGGLNQQRNQIVDAVVIARILGAALVVPILQVNVIWGDESEFSDIFDMEHFKKVLANDVRIVSSLPSTHIMTRPVEEKRTPLHVSPSWIRSRYLKRIKREGVLLLRGLDSRLSKDLPSDLQKLRCKVAFHALRFAPPILGIGNKLAERMRSKGPYLALHLRMEKDVWVRTGCLPGLSHEYDEIVNSERIQRPELLTARSNMTYHERKLAGLCPLNAVEVTRLLKALGAPKDARIYWAGGEPLGGREALLPLTREFSHFYNKEDLALPGELEPFAKRASVMAAIDYIVSENSDVFMPSHGGNMGHALQGQRAYAGHKKYITPDKRHMLPYFLDSSLPEVEFNRIIKELHSDSLGQPDIRISKVGRDVTKYPIPECMCSDSHAHPHL